A window of Hallerella porci genomic DNA:
AACGCGCGGGCAGTAAACGCGTCCTTCACATGCACGGATATTTGAACGAACTTCGCTGCGAAAAAAATGAAGAGCACATTTTTCCGTTTACCGGCGAAGAAACGATGCAAACGAAATGTCCCATCTGCGGAGCGATGAGTCGCCCGCATATTGTTTGGTTCGGCGAAATTCCTCTGTTTATGGATACGATTGAACACGCACTTCAAACGACTGCAGAATTTGTTTACATTGGAACGAGCAGCGTCGTTTATCCCGCAGCAGGCTTTAAGCAAATCGCAAAACATTTCGGCGCTCACGTGACTTGCCTCAATTTAGAAGTGAATCCAAACGATCCGAATACCGACGAAAATATCCAAGGAAAAGCGACAGAAATTGTCCCGCGTTGGTGCGAAAATTTTGGAAAATAATCGAGGCAAACGATGGAAAAAATTAAAAAGACAAACGCCGCAAGACTTTTAGATCAAAAACACATCGCATACGAACTCATCCCGTATAAAGTTGATGAAAATGACCTCGGTGCAGAACATGTCGCAGCGACTCTCGGCGAACCGATTGAACGCGTTTTTAAAACGATTCTCGTTCACGGCGATAAAACGGGACATCTCATCGGCGTCGTCCCCGGCAATTTGGAAGTTTGCTTAAAAGGTCTCGCCAAGGCGAGCCGCAATAAAAGCGTTGAAACGGTTCCGCTCAAAGAACTTCTCCCGCTGACCGGTTACATCCGCGGCGGTTGCTCTCCCATCGGACTCAAAAAGCCGTTTCCGGTATTTCTCCACGAAACGGCAATGCAGTTTGATTTTATTTATGTGAGCGCAGGACAACGCGGTCTGCAAATAAAAATTTCACCGCAGGATTTAGTCGCTGCGGTGAATGCAACGGTTGCCGCCATCGCGGAACCGAAACCGACGATTTAGCAATTACCGCAACTTCCGCAGTTTTCGCCAGCGGCATTATTTAATCCAAGACGATTCAAAATTTCAAAATCGCCGCGGATTGTAGTGCCGCTTGTCGTTAACATATCGCCCGTAATTGTAGCGCTTGCGCCCGACACAAGAGCTTTTTCACCAAAGTCTTTCATGATTTTACGGCCAGCGGCCAAACGGATATTGGCTTCGGGGTTAATGTAACGGAAGAATGCAATCGTCCGCATTAAATCTTCGGCGGGGATTTGCTTTAAATGCGCCAAAGGGGAACCCGGAATTGGCATTAACGCATTGATGGGAATCGAGTGAATATTCAATTCGGCAAGGCTAATCGCCATATCCAAACGATCTTCCCAAGTTTCGCCCATTCCGATAATTCCGCCGGAGCAAACGCACAAACCTTCGGCTTGCGCCATTTTAATTTCGCGGATTTTATCCTCGTAAGTATGCGTCGTGCAAATATTCGGAAAATTCCGCTTACTCGTTTCGATGTTGTGATGATAACTCGTCACGCCCGCTTCATGTAAACGGTGCAACTGTTCTTTCGAAAGGAATCCCATACTTGCGCAAAGTCCGAGCTTCAGCGTTTTGTGCATTTCTTCGTAAGCTTCAATCGCTTTGTCAAATTCTTCGCCGGTGAGCGCTCGGCCCGCCGTGACGATAGCAAAACGGTTGACGCCCGCAGCCGCATTCTGTTTCGCTTCGGCGATAATGCGTTCTTTCGGCAAAAACGGATATTCTTCGCAGCCGGTTTTATTGTGAACAGACTGCGCACAATATTTGCAATTTTCGGGACAGCGTCCGCTGCGGCCGTTGATAATGGTACAAAGGTCGATGTGATTTTTACAGAAATGTTTTTGAATCCAGCCTGCGCCGGTTTCTAACTTTTCTAAATCACAAGTGAGAAAAAACGACAAGTCGTCGCCGCGTTGAATGCGATGACCATCGATAATTTTCTGAGCGAGTTCCAAAACATCTACATTCGCCATAGACTGTTTACCTCACGATTTTTTTCCTGGTAAGTCTTCTTTTTCAAAGGTCAATTTTTTCCCGTCGGCGTCGGCATCAATTTTAATCGTCGAGAAATCGGTGAATGTTCCGAGGAGAAGTCCTTCGGAAAGTTCATCTTCAACGAGAGTTTGAATGCTTCTGCGAAGCGGTCTTGCGCCGAGTGCGGGATCGTAACCGTGTTCGGCGATGACTTTTTTCGCGGCTTCGGTAAATTCGAGAAGAATGCCGCGTTCCGACAAATTCTTTTGCAAATAGCCCAAAAGAATATCCACAATGCGGATTAAATCTTCTTTGTTCAAACTGCGGAATACGATTTGATCATCGATGCGGTTCAAGAATTCGGGCGAGAACACTTTTTTCGCTTCTTCGTGAATCGTCGCTTCCATCCGTTCAAAATCATCGGATTCCGAAAGTTTCGTAAAGCCCATGCCTGCGCTATGCTTGACTTCGCGCGCGCCGACATTTGACGTCATAATGATAATCGTATTTTTGAAATTGATTTTGCGGCCAAAGCTATCGGTCAACTGCCCGTCATCTAAAATTTGGAGCAGAAGATTATACACATCGGGATGCGCTTTTTCAATTTCGTCGAGCAAGACAACCGAATACGGATGCTTGCGCACTTTTTCGGTCAGCTGTCCGCCGCCTTCTTCGTAGCCCACATATCCCGGAGGCGCTCCGATCAAACGGCTGATGCTATGCTTTTCCATGTATTCGCTCATGTCGATGCGAATCATCGAATCTTCAGCACCGAAAAGGCTGAGCGAAAGCACTTTTGCAAGTTCCGTTTTTCCAACGCCTGTCGGCCCGAGGAATAGGAAGCTTCCCATCGGGCGACGTGTATCGCGGATACCAGCCCGCGAACGCCGAATTGAACGCACTACCGCAGAAACGGCGCGGTCTTGTCCGATAATGCGTTCTTTAATTTCTTTATCCAAATTGATGAGCTTTTTCGTTTCTTCGCCCGCTAACCGCGAAATCGGAATGCCCGTCATTTTGCTTATCACATCGCGAATCACATCTTCATCGACGACTAAGCATTCGGTTTTCCGCTTTTCGAGCCAAGCATTTTTGAGATCTGTAATTTTCTTTTGTAAAGCATCCGCTTCGTCGCGGGCTTTTGCTGCATCTTCAAACTTTTCCGTCCGCAATGCGTCTTCTTTTTTCTGCACAGCTTCGGCAAGTTTCGTTTCCATATCGCGAAGTTCTGGTGGCACAGCCATACTCGCAAGGCGCGTGCGTGCGCCCGCTTCATCGATGACGTCTATAGCTTTATCCGGCAAGAATCTTTCGGAAAGATAACGATCGCCGAGGACAACGGCTGCGCGAATTGCTTCCGGCGTATATTTCACTTTGTGATGTTTTTCATAGCGATCCATCAAACCATTCAAGATGATAATCGAATCTTCAATTGTCGGCGGATTGATGAGAATCTTTTGGAAACGACGTTCTAGCGCTGCATCTTTTTCAATGTATTTGCGGAATTCGTCCACCGTCGTTGCGCCAATGCATTGCAATTCTCCGCGGGCAAGTGCCGGCTTAAAAATATTCGAAGCGTCCAAGCTTCCTTCCGAACCGCCTGCGCCGACAATCGTGTGCAATTCATCGATGAATAAAATCACCGCATTTTCGTTGCGCTGCAATTCCATGATGAGCGCTTTCAAGCGTTCTTCAAATTGGCCGCGGTATTTTGTGCCGGCGACCATCGCGGCGACATCCAATGTGATGACGCGTTTATTTTCCAAAATTTCAGGAATTTTCTTTTCGACGATTTTTTGCGCAAGCCCTTCAACGATGGCAGTTTTTCCGACGCCAGGTTCGCCGATTAAAACCGGATTATTTTTTTTGCGGCGGCAAAGCACTTGAATTAAACGTTCAATTTCTTCGCTGCGCCCGATAATCGGGTCGAGTTTTCCTTGCATCGCAAGCGCTGTCAAATCCCGTCCAAAATGATCGAGAATCGGCGTCTTCGATTTCGGTTCCATCCGACGATTTGCATTTCCCGAAGAATTGACATCCAATTTCTGCGGACGCGAATCATCTTTTACCGATTCAATAGCTTGGCGTAATGCATTATATTCGACGCCTGCTGCGGTAAGCGCTGCCGCGGCCTGCGATTCTGCGACTTTCAAAAGCGAAAGCAAAACGTGTTCTGTGCCGATGTAATTATCGTCTAATAATTGCGCTTCGACTGCGGCGGCTTGCAGCACACTTTTCGCATGATCCGAAAATGTCACTTGCGAACCGATTGTCATCATTCCGCCCGAAGACGAAATGGAGCGTTCCACATCTTGCGCAAGCGTATTCAAATCCACGCCCAATGTTTTGAGCGCAGCCGCTGCGACGCCCGCTCCTTCGCTTACAATGCCGAGCAAAAGATGTTCCGTTCCCACATGTTCTGAATTGAGCCGTTTTGCTTCATCGCGAGCAAATTGCAAAACTTTCTTCACACGATCTGTAAAACGTCCAGCCATTTATTCCCTCTCCTTTTCAAAAGGCACCACCACTCCGCCGTGCATGTGAACGCGACTCGTTGCAAATTCCGCCATGCGTTCATCGTGAGTCACCACGAGCAAAGTTTGCTTATAATCTTCGTGAATTTGTTGAAAAAGTTCATTCAGCATCCGCGCATTTTTTTCGTCCAAGCTTCCGCTCGGTTCATCGGCGAGGATGACATCGGGACGATTCATAAGCGCCCGCGCCACAGCAACTCGCTGCCGTTCGCCGCCCGAAAGTTCCTGCGGTAAATGTTTTAATCTTCCGGCAAGTCCCACTTTTTCGAGAAGACTTTCGGCGTATTCTCTTTGCTCCGAAAAATTGCCGAGCGGATTTAAAATGCGAGCGGGAATGCACACATTTTCGAGTGCGGTAAATTCCGAAAGCAAGTGATGAAATTGAAAAACAAATCCCACTTTCTTTGCGTGATATTCATCTTTTTCTTTCGCAGACATTTTGCTCAAATTCTTTCCTTCAAAAAGAATTTCGCCCGATGTCGGCGTATCGAGTGCGCCCACTAAATTTAAAAACGTGGACTTGCCCGATCCCGATGCTCCTGTGAGCACGCAGAATTCATTTTTCAAAAGCGAAAAATCAACGCCTTTTAAAATTTCCAAACGTTCACCGGTTTCGCTAAAAACGCGAGTCAGCGCTTTCGTCTCTAAAATTTTTTCTGCATTATTCATGACGAATCGCCCCCACCGGATCTAAAGTCGAAGCTTTCCACGCCGGAAGCAAAGTCGAAAGAGTGCAAAGCAAAATGCCGAGCACAAAGACGATAATCACATCGAGCGGATCGATGAGCACCGGAAAATACGGCAACACATACACATCGCCCGGAAGCTTGATAAAGTGATACGTCTGCTGCAAAGCGCAAAGAATCAGCCCTACAGTTCCGCCGAGAATTGTTCCGCCGACGCCGATGAAAGAACCCATCAGCATAAAGACTCGCATCACACCGCGGCGCGAAAGTCCCATGCTGCGGAGAATGCCGATTTCTTTTGTCTTGTCGGTGACGACCATAATGAGCGAACTGATAATATTAAATGCAGCGACTAAAATGATTAAGCAGATAATGGCTGCGACGATGAATTTTTCGTAATTCATCCATTTGAGCAATGTAATATTTTTCGTTTTCCAATCGATAAAATAATACGGATAACCGATGACGTCGCCAGCGCGCTCTGCGCTTTCATTCGCTTTCCATTGATCTTTCACGCGAAATTGAATTCCCGAAACTTCGTTTATGCGTAATCCTAAAAGTTTCTGCGCTTCGGGAATTCCAATGTATGCGATATTGCCATCGTATTCATACATTCCCGTTTCAAAAATTCCTGCGACAACGCAAGCCAAAATTTTCGGTCCACCCGAAGAAACGGCATCTGTACTTTGAAAAGTTTGAATGATGATTTTATCGCCTACGAGCACGCGCAAACGATTCGCAAGCGAAACGCCGAGAATTACTGCGGGGCGTCTTTCCCCCATCGCATCGGGAAGTGAATCAAGAGAATAATTTCCGCTCACAATATTTTCGGAAAGGTTCACCACCTTCGCCGAACGTTCTGCGTCAATTCCGTAAATGACAATGCCATCGTTGACTTTTTTGCTGCTAATTCCCACTTTATAAATCACAAAGGGAGCAGAAGCCACGACTTCGGAATCCTGCGCCATCACGACACCGGCGAGCGAATCGTAATTGAGAACAGGTTCACTTCGATACGCATACATTTCGAAATGCGCATCTTTGCCAATCATCTGAGCGGTGACTTCTTTTTCAAAACCGTTCACCGCCGACAGCGCAACGATCAGCGCAAAAACGCCGATGCTTACCCCGAGCATGCTAAAGATGCCGATAAGAGAAACAAATAAACTTTTTCTCTGCGCTCCGAGATAGCGCCACGCAATTAAAAATTCCAGTTTATTCATGCAAAAAATGCAGCCGGTGCAGAACCAAGTCTGCAACCGGCTTTGAAATTAGGTTTCCGGCTTCATCAACGGGAAGAGAATCACATCGCGGATGGTCTGCTGATTGGTCAAAAGCATCACCATACGGTCAATGCCAAATCCTACGCCACCCGTCGGCGGAAGTCCCGCTTCGACTGCGTCAATGAAGTTTTCGTCCATCGGATGAGTTTCGCCTTCGCCACCGCGACCGCGGCGCACTTGATCTTCCAAG
This region includes:
- a CDS encoding ATP-dependent Clp protease ATP-binding subunit — translated: MAGRFTDRVKKVLQFARDEAKRLNSEHVGTEHLLLGIVSEGAGVAAAALKTLGVDLNTLAQDVERSISSSGGMMTIGSQVTFSDHAKSVLQAAAVEAQLLDDNYIGTEHVLLSLLKVAESQAAAALTAAGVEYNALRQAIESVKDDSRPQKLDVNSSGNANRRMEPKSKTPILDHFGRDLTALAMQGKLDPIIGRSEEIERLIQVLCRRKKNNPVLIGEPGVGKTAIVEGLAQKIVEKKIPEILENKRVITLDVAAMVAGTKYRGQFEERLKALIMELQRNENAVILFIDELHTIVGAGGSEGSLDASNIFKPALARGELQCIGATTVDEFRKYIEKDAALERRFQKILINPPTIEDSIIILNGLMDRYEKHHKVKYTPEAIRAAVVLGDRYLSERFLPDKAIDVIDEAGARTRLASMAVPPELRDMETKLAEAVQKKEDALRTEKFEDAAKARDEADALQKKITDLKNAWLEKRKTECLVVDEDVIRDVISKMTGIPISRLAGEETKKLINLDKEIKERIIGQDRAVSAVVRSIRRSRAGIRDTRRPMGSFLFLGPTGVGKTELAKVLSLSLFGAEDSMIRIDMSEYMEKHSISRLIGAPPGYVGYEEGGGQLTEKVRKHPYSVVLLDEIEKAHPDVYNLLLQILDDGQLTDSFGRKINFKNTIIIMTSNVGAREVKHSAGMGFTKLSESDDFERMEATIHEEAKKVFSPEFLNRIDDQIVFRSLNKEDLIRIVDILLGYLQKNLSERGILLEFTEAAKKVIAEHGYDPALGARPLRRSIQTLVEDELSEGLLLGTFTDFSTIKIDADADGKKLTFEKEDLPGKKS
- a CDS encoding NAD-dependent deacylase, producing MKLVVLTGAGISAESGLRTFRGNDGLWENEPIEAVATPEGYFRDKKRVKDFYNKLRVSLPKFQPNAAHIALAKLEERLGDDFLLITQNVDDLHERAGSKRVLHMHGYLNELRCEKNEEHIFPFTGEETMQTKCPICGAMSRPHIVWFGEIPLFMDTIEHALQTTAEFVYIGTSSVVYPAAGFKQIAKHFGAHVTCLNLEVNPNDPNTDENIQGKATEIVPRWCENFGK
- the bioB gene encoding biotin synthase BioB codes for the protein MANVDVLELAQKIIDGHRIQRGDDLSFFLTCDLEKLETGAGWIQKHFCKNHIDLCTIINGRSGRCPENCKYCAQSVHNKTGCEEYPFLPKERIIAEAKQNAAAGVNRFAIVTAGRALTGEEFDKAIEAYEEMHKTLKLGLCASMGFLSKEQLHRLHEAGVTSYHHNIETSKRNFPNICTTHTYEDKIREIKMAQAEGLCVCSGGIIGMGETWEDRLDMAISLAELNIHSIPINALMPIPGSPLAHLKQIPAEDLMRTIAFFRYINPEANIRLAAGRKIMKDFGEKALVSGASATITGDMLTTSGTTIRGDFEILNRLGLNNAAGENCGSCGNC
- the ybaK gene encoding Cys-tRNA(Pro) deacylase, with product MEKIKKTNAARLLDQKHIAYELIPYKVDENDLGAEHVAATLGEPIERVFKTILVHGDKTGHLIGVVPGNLEVCLKGLAKASRNKSVETVPLKELLPLTGYIRGGCSPIGLKKPFPVFLHETAMQFDFIYVSAGQRGLQIKISPQDLVAAVNATVAAIAEPKPTI
- a CDS encoding FtsX-like permease family protein; amino-acid sequence: MNKLEFLIAWRYLGAQRKSLFVSLIGIFSMLGVSIGVFALIVALSAVNGFEKEVTAQMIGKDAHFEMYAYRSEPVLNYDSLAGVVMAQDSEVVASAPFVIYKVGISSKKVNDGIVIYGIDAERSAKVVNLSENIVSGNYSLDSLPDAMGERRPAVILGVSLANRLRVLVGDKIIIQTFQSTDAVSSGGPKILACVVAGIFETGMYEYDGNIAYIGIPEAQKLLGLRINEVSGIQFRVKDQWKANESAERAGDVIGYPYYFIDWKTKNITLLKWMNYEKFIVAAIICLIILVAAFNIISSLIMVVTDKTKEIGILRSMGLSRRGVMRVFMLMGSFIGVGGTILGGTVGLILCALQQTYHFIKLPGDVYVLPYFPVLIDPLDVIIVFVLGILLCTLSTLLPAWKASTLDPVGAIRHE
- a CDS encoding ABC transporter ATP-binding protein, producing MNNAEKILETKALTRVFSETGERLEILKGVDFSLLKNEFCVLTGASGSGKSTFLNLVGALDTPTSGEILFEGKNLSKMSAKEKDEYHAKKVGFVFQFHHLLSEFTALENVCIPARILNPLGNFSEQREYAESLLEKVGLAGRLKHLPQELSGGERQRVAVARALMNRPDVILADEPSGSLDEKNARMLNELFQQIHEDYKQTLLVVTHDERMAEFATSRVHMHGGVVVPFEKERE